Proteins co-encoded in one Desulfitobacterium hafniense DCB-2 genomic window:
- a CDS encoding HelD family protein — translation MEKIQMEQELENRRLEQTLAIVEEQLAAARLRSEDNKAEILAAKQEMREDTSHSISGLWSMDNFHALVELSQYANPVSAKVSEYERDANKILILEKLLDSPYFARLDFTFADEESPEQIYIGRSSLQDDKTHDITIYDWRSPIASVFYRFGTGEAFYESPGGRISGTVSLKRQYEIHKGKLEYFFDADRQIMDEFLRKLLSQNTSPTMKTIVETIQQDQDRVIRDLEMELLMVQGAAGSGKTSVALHRVAYLMYQGLATKLSNNDIVIISPHTLFAKYIANVLPELGESNVHSLVVDEILRKVLQRETIQTRNQFLESLLSPGRSQDSPQKRMLLKNSLAFKASSQFTEILKRFIADLPQRWNRFSDIYYDGKCLASRQLLKAQLLKDQKRTPAPLSYSLQHLEKSILKSVHKQRAHRLEKLKTFIGERTGQEFAVEERARRLSLLESTALLKQIEKFTQFDCAELYQKLFSDKPYFYRLAKGLELPDCIEEIIDFTCANLNRDVLAYDDALALTFLHLKTKGYNGYQGIKQVVIDEAQDYDPLHFEIFQALFPQSRYTILGDIKQTIGKQEDLSLYDRARQIFNKQHSALVTLDKSFRCTKEILEYSTRFLEPSFKLNSFSRKGDPPAVLTAPDQESLDQLIIKEINACREKGYPSIGLICKTEQDAGSLYERLKEQVPLQLIRNDVEMELKGVFAIPVYLSKGLEFDAVLICDADQEHYDSEDDKNLLYIACTRALHRLNLFYTGDISPLL, via the coding sequence TTGGAGAAAATTCAAATGGAACAAGAATTGGAAAACAGGCGTCTGGAACAAACCCTAGCCATCGTCGAGGAACAATTGGCTGCAGCCAGACTAAGGAGCGAGGATAATAAGGCTGAGATACTTGCCGCCAAGCAGGAAATGCGGGAAGATACCTCTCATTCCATCTCCGGCCTCTGGTCCATGGATAATTTTCACGCCCTTGTGGAGTTAAGCCAGTACGCCAATCCCGTGTCGGCAAAAGTCTCCGAATATGAACGGGACGCCAACAAGATCCTGATCCTGGAAAAGTTGCTTGATTCACCTTACTTTGCCCGCCTGGATTTTACGTTCGCTGACGAGGAATCCCCGGAGCAGATTTATATCGGGCGGTCTTCCCTCCAGGATGACAAAACCCATGACATCACTATCTATGACTGGCGATCACCCATCGCCAGTGTCTTTTACCGTTTCGGCACAGGGGAAGCCTTCTATGAATCTCCCGGCGGCAGAATAAGCGGAACGGTCAGCTTAAAACGTCAATATGAGATCCATAAAGGGAAACTGGAGTATTTTTTTGACGCAGATCGGCAAATCATGGATGAGTTCCTGCGCAAGCTGCTTTCCCAGAATACTTCCCCGACCATGAAAACCATCGTCGAGACCATCCAGCAAGACCAGGATCGGGTGATCCGCGATCTGGAAATGGAATTGCTGATGGTCCAGGGAGCTGCCGGCAGCGGCAAAACCTCCGTTGCCCTCCATCGCGTCGCCTATCTGATGTATCAGGGTCTCGCGACTAAGTTATCCAACAACGACATCGTCATTATCTCCCCCCATACCCTCTTTGCAAAGTACATTGCCAACGTCCTGCCCGAACTGGGAGAGAGCAATGTTCATTCTTTGGTAGTTGATGAAATACTGCGCAAAGTGCTGCAGCGGGAAACCATCCAAACCAGGAATCAATTTCTGGAATCCCTGCTCTCCCCCGGCCGCTCCCAAGACAGCCCTCAAAAGAGAATGCTCCTGAAAAACAGCCTGGCCTTTAAAGCTTCGAGCCAGTTCACTGAGATCTTAAAGCGTTTTATTGCCGACTTGCCCCAGCGCTGGAACCGGTTCAGCGATATCTATTATGACGGGAAGTGCCTGGCCAGCCGGCAACTCTTAAAAGCACAACTCCTTAAAGACCAGAAACGGACTCCTGCTCCCTTGAGCTATTCCCTGCAGCACCTGGAGAAATCCATTTTAAAATCCGTCCACAAGCAGCGCGCACATCGTCTGGAAAAGCTGAAAACCTTCATTGGGGAACGGACCGGGCAGGAGTTTGCCGTGGAAGAAAGGGCCCGCAGGTTATCACTTCTGGAAAGCACCGCTTTGCTTAAGCAAATAGAGAAATTCACCCAGTTCGATTGTGCCGAACTTTATCAAAAGCTCTTCAGTGACAAACCTTATTTTTATCGTTTGGCCAAAGGCTTGGAGCTGCCCGACTGTATAGAGGAGATTATTGACTTTACCTGTGCCAATCTTAACCGGGATGTCCTGGCTTATGATGACGCCCTGGCCTTAACCTTTCTCCACCTGAAGACAAAAGGTTATAACGGCTATCAAGGGATCAAGCAGGTGGTTATCGACGAAGCTCAGGATTATGATCCTCTTCATTTTGAAATCTTTCAGGCTCTGTTTCCCCAATCCCGCTATACCATTTTAGGGGATATCAAGCAAACCATCGGCAAGCAGGAAGATCTATCCCTTTACGACCGGGCAAGGCAAATATTCAATAAGCAGCACTCAGCCCTGGTAACCTTGGATAAAAGCTTCCGCTGCACCAAGGAGATCTTAGAGTACAGCACCAGGTTTCTCGAGCCAAGCTTTAAACTCAACAGCTTCAGCAGAAAAGGCGATCCTCCGGCCGTCCTGACCGCTCCCGATCAAGAGAGTCTCGATCAGCTGATCATTAAGGAGATTAACGCTTGCCGGGAAAAGGGATATCCATCCATCGGGTTAATCTGCAAAACTGAGCAAGACGCCGGCTCTCTGTATGAGCGGCTGAAGGAGCAGGTTCCTCTTCAGTTGATCAGAAACGACGTGGAGATGGAGTTGAAAGGTGTGTTCGCCATCCCCGTCTATTTATCAAAAGGCCTGGAGTTTGACGCTGTACTCATCTGCGATGCCGATCAAGAGCATTATGACAGTGAAGATGACAAAAATCTTCTCTATATCGCCTGCACCAGAGCCCTGCACCGGCTCAACCTGTTTTACACCGGGGATATCAGCCCCTTGCTCTAA